The DNA segment TGCCAGGTTCCCGAGGACGACCACTCCGGACTCGGGTAGTTCGCCACCGAGGCGCTCGACTGCGGAGTCGGCTGTGGCCGTCAGCTCCTGACGCTTGAGTTCGCCGAAGACCGAGAGAGCTAGGTGTTCTGTCCACGGAGGTTGGGGACGCGGCTGGCAGGTGGTACTGGCGACGGCCGGACTGCAGCAGGACGAATGCCTGTGTACCGCATTTCCGGCATGCCGCCGACGTCTACCCAGGTCATCCTTCGACAACGCGTCGAAGAGGTCAGCAGGCGTCTTCACTCGGACTTGCTGGCCTTCGTGAGGACAGGGCTGTTGGTGCATGGGACGAGAGGCGAGGCGGGCTCGGACGTTTCGGTGCGCATGATGCGGGTGAGCAGGGGGCCGGTGATCGCTGTGGTGGTCACCGCCATCACCACCATCAGGGAGTAGAGCCTGTTGTCCAGTACGCCCAGTTCCAGGCCCACGCCGAGCACCACGAGTTCGGTGAGCCCGCGGGTGTTCAGCAGGGTGCCCAGCGCGGCGGCGTGGCGGTTGTCCAAGCCGCCGAGCCGGGCTCCGAGGTAGGCGCCGAGGAACTTGCCGGTGACGGCCACGACGAGGATGGCGGCCAGTTCACCGAGGTCCGACGCGTTCAGCCGGGAGAGGTCGACCTTGAGGCCGGAGAGCACGAAGTAGACGGGCAGCAGGAGCAGGCCGCACAGCGGTTCGACCCGTTGGAGTACGCCCGCGCGCAGCGTGCCGCCGCTGCCTCGAGGCATGACGGCACCGAACAGGAACGCCCCGAAGATGTAGTGCAGGCCCAGCCACTCGGTGCAGGCCGCCGAGACGAGTAGCCCGCCCAGGACCAAGGCCAGGAAGTCCCGTCCCGATCCCGGGCCGTCCGGCTCCGAACCGGGGCCCCGCTCGCTCGCCCCGCGGAGCAGCGGGCGGACGACGGTGACCATCAGGGCGACGTAGGGCACCAGCAGCGCGAGGCGCCAGTCAAGCTGCTTGCCCGTGGTGACGGCCACGACTACTGCCAGCAGGGTCCATGCCAGGAGGTCGGTGATCGCCGCGCACGTGAGAGCGGTCGTGCCGAGCCGGGTGTGGGCCAGCTTGCGGTCGGCGATGATCCGGGCCAGTACGGGGAACGCCGTCACGGCCATCGCGACCGCGAAGAACAGCACGAAGCCCACGGACGACACATGTTGGTGCATGCCCATCAGCGGCCACGCGAGCGCCGCGCCCAGACCCAGTGGCAGCGCGGTCGAGAAGAGGGTGGCCCACAGGGTGACCGGGCCTCCTCCACGCAGGATGCCGAGATCGACCTCCATGCCGACGATGAACATGAAGAGGGCGATGCCCACACCGGCGAGCGCACCCAGCAGCGGCCGAACCTCGGTGGGGAAGAGAGCGCCGGAGAGGTGTTCGCCCAACAGCGTGGGCCCGAGCAGTACGCCGGCCAGGATTTCGCCGATGACCGACGGCTGGCCCAGGGCGCGCGCCACCGCGCCCATGACGCGGGCCAGGCCCAGGATGAGGGCCAGGTCCAGGAGGAGGTAGACCGTCTGCGAGGTCGTCACCTGGGGTCGCCGCCCTCGATGACCCGTTGGTACACGCCTTCGAGGGACTGCTCCGTGAGCAGCCGGCTCACGGAGATGCGGTGGCCGGTCTCACGCTCCAGTGCCACCACGAGACGCAGCACGTGAAGCGACTCCCAGTGCAGCAACTGATCAAAATCGGTGCCCAGTTCGAGCTTCGTCAGGGGGAGACCCAGCTCGTCGCGCACGATGTCCAGGAAGGCCGAGCGGGTGATCACGAGGGCCCCTCGAAGTCGTTGGCGAGCTGGAGGTGGTCGGGGACACCGGGCACCTCTTCGAGGCTGTGGCGGAACTCGGCCTCCGCCTCGGTGCTGTCGTTGCGGGTGAAACCGAGTGTGGGGTAGAAGTCCGCGAACCGGCGGTTGCGCTCGGTGGCGCGATACGTCCCGGTGACGGCCGTGTGGCCGAGCGCGCGGGCGTGGGTCAGGAGGGACACCATGGTCGCCGTCTCGACTCCCCGGTCGAAGACGCGGCAGCTGAGCAGCATGTTGTCGATGTGCAGTGCGCTGCCCCGGCGGCGGGCGAAGACGGCGCCGATCAGTCCGTTGTCGCCGAAGCGGTCGGCCGACCGTACGGAGAGCACCAGGCACTCGGGGTCCGCGCATCGTGTCGTGACCTCGGCCGCGCTCAGACGTTCACCGGTGAGGTTGAACTGGTTAGTCCGCAACGTCAGTTGTGAGAGCCGCTCTGTTTCGAATCCCTTGGTGCGCGATACGGCGACCGTGACACCGAGGTCCCGGAGGTAGGACTCCGCGGATCCGGCGGCGTCACGAAGCTGCTGACGCGCCGTCTGTGTGTGGTAGCTCTCGCTCCGGCGACGGTCCTCGTCGGTGAGCCGAGGGGTCGCGAACCAGTCGTCCATGAGCAGACGTTCGACGTGCAGGGCGGGTTCGTCGTCCAGCCCTACCACGGCGACCTGCGGCAGCGTGGACGCGACCAGGCCGCACTCGGCCGGGGAATCGTCGACGAAGACGAAGCTGTCCAGACCAAGATCGAGTTCCTGGGCGATGAGGCGCAGATTCGCATCCTTGGACTGCCAGTTGGCCACAATCCTGACGAAATTCCGCTGACGTAACGCCATGTCCGTGTGCTCGGCGAGAACTTGGAGGACGAGCGCCTCGTCGTTCTTGCTGCACACTGCCAACAGCACGCCCTGCGATGACAGTTGCCGAACAACGCGCTGGAAGGCGCCGAACGCCTCACCGCGCAGCGTCGAGGCCGCCGCGATGCCGTCCGGGCCGTCGTCGCCGAGTATGCCGTCCCACAGCGTGTTGTCGAGGTCCACAACCAGGATCTTCCTGCTCCGGCCACGAAACGCACGGACAAGGTGGGCCACTTCGCGGGCGTAAGCGGCAAGCAGCTCGTCACTCAAGCGCATCTTCGCGTACTGGGCCATCCGCGCGTCGCTGAGGGGACCG comes from the Streptomyces sp. KMM 9044 genome and includes:
- a CDS encoding HAD-IIIC family phosphatase, with the protein product MTKAPLARLRDLAGQGDLAEHYGSVAGILADIAADGTAADLIRAGTLLKRLDPDLIKERHPGTQTVSLAVTGWSTLDGLIAPLTAELARHGWVLDPYVSDFASYRKDLSDTTGRLYTGSFEAVLCVLDAQAVLDRLPGPWTASDVEAAASDFGTELEELTERYLTEGSGRLVLNTIALPRSLTHQVIDYATRCQIGIVWRELNIRLLRLAARSDRIAVIDMEPLMAASGPLSDARMAQYAKMRLSDELLAAYAREVAHLVRAFRGRSRKILVVDLDNTLWDGILGDDGPDGIAAASTLRGEAFGAFQRVVRQLSSQGVLLAVCSKNDEALVLQVLAEHTDMALRQRNFVRIVANWQSKDANLRLIAQELDLGLDSFVFVDDSPAECGLVASTLPQVAVVGLDDEPALHVERLLMDDWFATPRLTDEDRRRSESYHTQTARQQLRDAAGSAESYLRDLGVTVAVSRTKGFETERLSQLTLRTNQFNLTGERLSAAEVTTRCADPECLVLSVRSADRFGDNGLIGAVFARRRGSALHIDNMLLSCRVFDRGVETATMVSLLTHARALGHTAVTGTYRATERNRRFADFYPTLGFTRNDSTEAEAEFRHSLEEVPGVPDHLQLANDFEGPS
- a CDS encoding cation:proton antiporter domain-containing protein, with product MTTSQTVYLLLDLALILGLARVMGAVARALGQPSVIGEILAGVLLGPTLLGEHLSGALFPTEVRPLLGALAGVGIALFMFIVGMEVDLGILRGGGPVTLWATLFSTALPLGLGAALAWPLMGMHQHVSSVGFVLFFAVAMAVTAFPVLARIIADRKLAHTRLGTTALTCAAITDLLAWTLLAVVVAVTTGKQLDWRLALLVPYVALMVTVVRPLLRGASERGPGSEPDGPGSGRDFLALVLGGLLVSAACTEWLGLHYIFGAFLFGAVMPRGSGGTLRAGVLQRVEPLCGLLLLPVYFVLSGLKVDLSRLNASDLGELAAILVVAVTGKFLGAYLGARLGGLDNRHAAALGTLLNTRGLTELVVLGVGLELGVLDNRLYSLMVVMAVTTTAITGPLLTRIMRTETSEPASPLVPCTNSPVLTKASKSE
- a CDS encoding acyl carrier protein — encoded protein: MITRSAFLDIVRDELGLPLTKLELGTDFDQLLHWESLHVLRLVVALERETGHRISVSRLLTEQSLEGVYQRVIEGGDPR